The following DNA comes from Picosynechococcus sp. PCC 7003.
CCGTTTTAAAGGCGATGCCTGGGGGAATGGTGCGGTTATTGACGGTGCCGCCGCGATCTTGGCCTGCAATGGGTAGGAGATCGAATATGGTGAAGGGTTGTCCTTGGAGTTTGCTATCGATGGCTTGGAGCATTGCTACGGCAGCGCGGGGGGAGATTTTATTTTCGACACCGAGGCCAGACCCGTTAATGAGCTGGATTTCTGAGCTGGGAATATTCAGGCTTTGGGCAATGTCTGTTCCCATGGCTGGGCCACCATTAAGGTTCTGGGCGATCGCCTCGGCTACGGCATTGTTGCTGTAGAGGTTCATTTGTTTGAGGATGTCGGCCAGGGTCAAGGATTGATGGCTGAGGACGAGGGTTGCACCATCGGGTAAGGCTTGGCGAGTAAGGATTTTCCCGGCGATCGCCACCTGGGGACGAGACGGACGCTCCGATATTTGTTGATATTGGGTTTCAATGGTGTCGTTCCAGGCACGTTGATCGAGGGCGAGGCGTAAACTGTCTCCTGAAACTTCAGGATCGGCAAGATAGTTCATCATAAAATCACCGACAACGATTAAATCCCCCTCAATTTGACGAATCCCAGCTTGATTTAGGGCATTTCCCAGGGCGATCGCCTCTTCCCAAACAAATAAAGGATCGCCACCCGCCTCAATAACCAAATCTCCCTGGACTAGACCATCGACCACCGTCCCTGTTGTATAGACATGAGTGGTAAAGCGATGGGTTAACGGCCACTGCTCCAAGGCCGCTAGGGTCGTCGCAATTTTCGTTAGCGAGGCCGCCGACAACGGTTGATTTCCCTGGTGACTCCCCAGGGTTGACCAAGCTGATTCTAGCCAAATGCCCTGTAACGCCGGATCTTTGCCCCCAGACTCTAATTGAGCTAAGTATCGATCCAGGATGGTTTGGGTATTGGTATCCCGTTGGTAGCGAATCTCAAAGAGGCCCGCTTCTTGCCATTGCAAGTTTGAGTAGGGGGCGATCGCCAAATCTGTTCCTTCCCCTTGCTGAAAGAAGCTCAAAAAACCTAAAACTCCCAAAGTTAACCCATTCAACATACCGTAAACCCCCATTGATCCCAGTCAATGCAAAATCACAATCAAAATTTGGGTCAATGATATCAACATCAAAATCTTCTCAGCCGTGACTTCAGTGACCCAACAGGCTTCTGGTAATATGTTGAAGGCTTCTATTCCTGATAAAAATGTCATCGACACGCGCAAAAATAGCCGTAGACGCTATGGGGGGAGATTATGCTCCAGACGAAATCGTTGCTGGGGCGATCCGAGCCGTAGAAGAACTCAACGTAGAAGTTTTTCTAGTCGGTGACCCTGTCCGCATTCAAAAATATTTGGACGAACATTCGTCCCCAGCCACCCAGTTTCTCCATGTGGTAGAGGCCGAAGGGGTAGTGGAAATGTGCGAAGAACCCCTCGTGGCCATTCGACGCAAGCCCAAAGCCTCAATCAATGTATCGATGCAGCTTGTCCGCAAAAAGCAAGCCGATGCCGTCGTTTCAGCGGGGCATTCTGGGGCGGCAATGGCGGCTGCTCTCTTGAAACTAGGTCGCATTAAAGGCATTGATCGGCCTGCAATTGGCGCCGTATTTCCGACCCTTGATCCCGAACGGTCGGTGATTGTGCTAGACGTGGGGGCAAACGTTGATAGTCGCCCAAAATATCTGGAGCAGTTTGCCCTGATGGGCACCATTTACAGCAAATATGTATTGGGGAATAAAGAGCCACAGGTTGGTTTATTGAATATTGGCGAAGAGGCGTCCAAGGGCAATGAACTGGCCCTCAAAACCCACGAATTATTGAGTGGTAACCCCGCAATTCCTTTCAAAGGGAACGCCGAAGGACGAGATGTGCTCTCCGGTGAATTTGATGTGGTGGTCTGTGATGGTTTTACGGGGAATATCCTCTTAAAATTTGCGGAATCAGTCGGCTCGGTACTCCTACAAATCCTAAAAGAAGAGTTACCCCGTGGTCTGCGGGGCAAGCTTGGGGCAGCGGTATTAACCCCAAACCTCAAACGGATTAAGCAACGCATCGATCATGCAGAACATGGTGGGGCGCTGCTATTTGGGGTGGCTGGGGTGTGTATCATTAGTCACGGTAGTTCAAAGGCTCCTTCTATTTTTAATGCGATTCGTTTGGCAAAAGAGGCAATTGACAATCAGGTAATCCAACGGATTCAAAATTATACGGAGGAACATCAAGCCTTGCTTGAGCAAACAAACTCCACAGCCACGCCGCTCTCTGAAGTGGCGTCTAGTGCCATGATAGAAAAAAGTGAGTGAATGAATTACTATCAGATGAATCATCTCCGAGGAAGAAAGGGAGTCGAGCATTGAAATTTGATGGGGCAGGCATTGCCATTACAGGAAGTGGCTCTGCCACACCAAAAGCGGTTATCCATAACGAGGATCTCAGCCAGTTAGTAGAGACTTCCGATGAATGGATTCGCACGAGAACGGGCATCGCAAATCGTCATTTACTCCCGGAAGATAGTAGTTTGAGTGAACTGGCGGCAGCAGCAGCAAAAAAGGCGATCGCCGCTGCCCATTTGCATCCAGAAGAAATTGATTTGATTATCTTGGCGACCTCCACACCGGATGATTTGTTTGGTAGTGCCGGGAAAGTACAGCAGTTGATCGGCGCGAAGAATTCCACCGCCTTTGATCTAACGGCTGCCTGTTCTGGGTTTGTGTTCGGTTTAGTGACGGCCGCACAGTATATTCGGACGGGCACATTTCAAAAGGTTGTTGTGATTGGTGCAGATGTGTTGTCCCGGTGGGTGGACTGGGGCGATCGCACTACCTGCGTGTTGTTTGGCGATGGTGCAGGGGCCGTAGTCTGTCAAAGCAGTCCCCAAGATCAGTTGCTCGGCTTTGAGATGTACAGCGATGGTAGCCAAAATGAATGTCTGAATCTTGCCTACGAAGGTCATCCGAAGTATTTAATCCATGATGTGTCGATTCAAAAGGGTGGTTATCAAGCAATCACCATGAATGGGCGTGAAGTTTATCGCTTTGCGGTGGCAAAGGTGCCGGAAGTGATCGAAAAAACCTTATTCCGGGCAGATCTGACCACAGACGACATTGATTGGCTCATTCTTCATCAGGCAAATCAACGGATCATCGATGCCGTGGCAAAACGGTTAAAGCTGCCCTCAGAAAAGGTAATTGCCAATCTCCAGGAATATGGAAACACCTCCGCTGCTTCGATTCCCATTGCCCTCGATGAAGCGGTGCGGACTGGCAAAATCAAACCGGGTCAAACGGTCGCCACTTCTGGGTTTGGTGCTGGTTTATCTTGGGGATCGGCTATTTTTAAATGGGGTCTCCCTCACTAAAAGGCGATCGCCCTCTGAAGAAAATTACGTGAGTAAAAATATTACGCTGGGGCAAAAAAATAAAACAAGCATACCAATGCCTAAAAAATTACCTTTGAGTGGATTGAAATCATCCATAATTTTCTGCCATGGTAAGCGAAATATATACCTGCCAAAATACAAATCTAAAGACAGCATCACCATGACCCAAATCAAGCCAATCCCGGCACATTCAAGCAGATTTTGAGGCTTTATCCAAGGCAAGCAAAACCAGGCAATTAAAGTAAAAAGAATAATTCCTGAGCCGAGGCTAATATTTTTCCCTTTGCGGCGACCAAATTTTTTCTGGAGATATCTCACACGTAAATTGCCATTCATGATTTCTCCGAAGGCAATTAGAATTCCAACCAGAAAAGCTCTAACAATCATCGCTCATTCGCTTGAAGTAAAAGATGGCTTCGCTATTTATGAATTCAACTTTTTTGCAATATATACTCCATAACTGTAATTGGCTTTGTATTGCTCATATAGTCTAATTTCATGCGTTTCCATCTCGACGATACCTTGGGCTTCCTCACAATTATTATTTCGGTTTAAAAAGTCTTGAAAACGAGCTTGCATCGGTTGATAATAATTTTCCAACCAACAATGTTCTGGCAAAATAAAATAACCAATGGGGGAATAGCCGTTCTGTTCGAGTAGGGCAATTTTCGCAGAGGCCACGTCAATTTCCGGATATTCAACTTCCCAATGTTCTTGGATTTCTGCCGGACGAGAATTGGTTAACCAAGTGATTTCTGAAACGACTAATAGTCCACCTGGTTTTAGGTAACGGTACCAGTCTTTGATCCCTTTTTCAAAGCCAATATTATAGATCGCCCCTTCAGACCAAATGATGTCAAATTCCGCATCGTTAAAAGGTAAATTCTCCATGGAACAACACAGAGGAGAAATATTTTCTGCTAGTCCCTGTTTTTTGGCTCGATCTGCCAGAACATCCAGAAAATCTTGGAGGAAATCGACTGCGGTAATCTGCGCGTTTAATTGTTCTGCAAGTACCAACGTCGAAGCCCCTGTTCCACAACCAATGTCAGCAATTTTTAAGGGGGCAGTTTTGTCTATCCTCGACAGATTAAGAGCCAGTTGAGTTTCTAGCTCTCCTCCAGGCCCTTGACGTTCAGCATTTTTATGGAGGTCTATTAATAGTTGATAATCGTCCACTGATTCATCCTGATAAATACCTATCTTTCTTCACTATAACCCAGATGAACTAGAGGTCAATACTCACCTCAGGCGATCGCCATTATCTGCCATCTTCCACAGTTCAAAATATTATTTTTTGAATCACATTAAAATGAACTTATCTTTGTTTGTTTTTCATGATCGACTTAACCATCTTTCCAAACTGCCTATCTTTTTTTCTTTTTTCAAGGTAGGACATTTCATTAAATGTCGATTCCTTTTTCATTTTCAGATAATTTTGATAACGTTTTTCGGAGAGATCATCAACTTCTATGGCAGCGAGAACGGCACAACCTTTTTCATTTGTATGGGAACAATTGGAAAATTTACAGTTTTTTGAAAGTTCTATAATTTCCGAAAAGGTTTCATCTAATCCTTCATCTATAGATATACTCCCAAGCTCTCTCATACCCGGAGTGTCTATGATCATTGCCCCATTTTTGAGGCGAACGAGTTGACGACTGGTGGTTGTGTGACGACCTTTACTCTGGATTTTACTGACGGATTGCGTTTCATATTTTTCAGAACCGATGATGCGGTTTAATAAAGTTGTTTTACCAACACCAGAAGAACCGAGTAGACAGTAAGACCATTCACTCTTGAGTAAACTGATTACTTGGTCAATATTTTCTTGGTTTAAGTTGCTAAACTCTAGGACTAGATTATGGGGGGCGATCGCCAGAACTTTTTGCTTAATTTCTAATATTTTATCCTTGGGGATAAGGTCACATTTACTCAGGAGAATAATTGGTTCAATGCCGCTTTCATTAATCATTACGAGATAGCGTTCTAGCCTGCGCAGATTAAAATTTTCATTCAAAGATTGAATAATGAAGGCAACATCAATATTGGCAGCAATTAATTGAAAATCAACCGTTTTTCCCGCTGTTTTTCTTTGTAGCAGCGTTTTTCTGGGGAAAATACCATAGATGATGGCATGGGTATCATTATCAAAAAAATCAGCATATACCCAGTCGCCCGTAGTGGGTAGATCCTGAGATGATTCGACACGATACAGCAGATTTCCTGACAATTCGGCGAATATTTCTGCTCCTCCCTTGGTTATGGTGTAGCTATCTTTGTGCACAGCAACGACCCGAGCAATATCGTGTGCGGCAATCATCACCTCATCTACTCGACTCTTAAACCAGTCGCTATATCCGAAACAGTTGAGATCGCTCATCATCCATGCCCTGTTTTGTGCCTACTGCTACATCCAACTAGGCGATCGCCGTTGATCGGTTTGCTCGTAATCCTTTTAAACCAAGAAGATCCTAAATCAATCCGATGTTGCCGGAGTCAGAGTAACAATGCCATAAGCTTCTGGATTGAGATAGTTTTGGACAGATTTTTGAATGGTTTCCAAGGTAATATTTTGCAGCAGTTCAGGATACGTTAAAGCGGGTTCCAGATCCCGTAAAAGGGAATAATAGTAACCATATAAATTTGTGCGATCGCTAGGACGTTCATTGCCAAAAATAAAGCGATTGGCCACTTGGGTTTTAACCCGCTCTAATTCGTTGGGCAAAATTGATGCGTCCCGAATGGTTTGGATTTGCTCGATAATCGCTGCTTCTACGGCAGGAATATTTTCCGCTGGCAATTGGGCGGAAATGTAAAAAATCCCCTGTTGTTTTTGGGTGAAATTGCTAACACTAATTTGGGTAACAAGACCTCTTTGTTCCCGGAGATCCTGTACGAGGCGCGAAACTTTGCCTTGTCCTAACACCGTCGCCAAAATGTCGAGGGCATAGGTTTCCTCTAGATCGGTTAAGCCCGGCACACGCCACATCATCACCAAGCGCGCCTGCTGGAGGCCATCATCTTCGTAGTGGCGACGCACAATTGTCTCAAAGGGCGCTTCAGGGGCATGGTTATCAAAAATCGGCACCGACGGGGTTGTTTGCGGTTGGTGGAGTCGATCAAAGGCTTCGGCAACGAGATCAATGAGGCGATCGCCCTCTAAATTCCCGGCAACAGCGGCAGTCATGCGCTGGGGCTGGTACCAAAACCCGTGAAAATCTCGCATTTGTTGAGCTTGGAGATTTTCGATTACCTCACTAGGGCCGAGGACTGGACGACGGTAGGGCAATCGTTCAAATCCCGTTTCAATGGCGCGAAAATAGGTGCGGCGCCGGGGATTATCTTCAGAACGACGAATTTCTTCGAGCACCACATGGCGTTCCCGTTCAAAAGCGGCATCGGGAATGCTGGGATTTAGCACCACATCTAGTTGGAGGGGCGCAAGTTCCGCAAAATCCTGGGGGGCACAGGTAATGTAATAGTGAGTATATTCTTGGCTCGTGGCGGCGTTGGTGACGGCTCCCTTGGCTTCGATGCGCTGTTCAAATTCGCCATTCCCAATTTGGGGAGTCCCCTTAAAGACCATGTGCTCCAGGAAATGGGCCATGCCATTAATACTGTTGGCTTCCACGGCAGACCCCACATTGAGCCACACATTAAGACTCACGGCGTCAACCGGCACCTGCTCGGCAATGATTGTCAACCCATTGGCAAGGGTCTTAATCGTTGGTTGGTTGAGGCGTGGGCTGGGCACTAGGATGGAGGTCATGGGGCGAAGCGTTGGCAATTCAAAGTTTTTCCGTGTTTTTACTTTAACGCAATGTTGTTCATCGAGTTTTTACAGAAGGTTTTTGGGGACAGGTTTTTAGGCTTTTTTCTGGTGGTAACGCATCTGGGAGGAGAGGCAATTTACATTCTGTTGTTGAGTTTGTATTACTGGCTCTTGGATCCCCGTCGGGGTCGGCTACTAACCCTCATTTTGACCCTGAGTGTGATCAGCAATATTGTTCTGAAAAATGCTTTTGCTTTGCCCCGCCCCTATGTGGTGAATCCGGCGGTGATCACCCCAGAGGCGTTTCATACGGAGGGTAGTTTTAGTTTTCCCAGCGGCCATGCCCAAGGAATTACAACATTTTGGGGGGCGATCGCCTGGCTGCATCAAAAAGTCTGGCTATGGGGTGTGGCGATTGGGATCATTGTTTTGGTTTGTCTCTCGCGGCTGTATTTAGGGGTGCATTTCCCGGTAGATGTGGCTGCTGGGATGCTTTTGGGAATTTTTTGGATCAGCATTGGCCTGTGGCTCAATGGGATGATTACCTTACCGGATTACCATTGGTGGCAAAAAATTGGCTTTTGGGGTCTAGGGGGATTGGTGGCGATCGCCTTACCGGGCTTGGCGGATTTGCTGGGGATTTTCTGCGGCTTTTTTGTGCTCCCCAGCATCACCTTTACACCTCCCCAGGGCTACCGCGAAAAATTTATGCTCGGATTTGGCGGATTGGTGATCCTAATCCTCAGTTACCTACTGCTAAAAGGGGCAAGCCTGCGGCTGCCCCCAAGTGGCCTGGTTAATTATGGTCGATATTTGGCGATCGCCCTCATCGTTACAGAAGGTATCCCCCGTCTCTGGCAACGCCTCCACCCAGTAAGATAAAAGCACGCCACATCGCACAAATTCATGACTCAAGACTTTGATCTCAACCCGACTATTCCCGTCGCCCCCGCTAATTTTCGTTCTGGTTTTGTCGCCCTGATCGGTCGCCCCAATGTGGGCAAATCCACCCTAATGAATCAACTGATCGGTCAAAAAGTGGCGATCACTTCCCCCGTGGCCCAAACCACCCGCAATCGCCTCCGGGGCATCCTTTCTACCGACCAAGCGCAGATTATTTTTGTTGATACCCCTGGGATCCACAAACCCCACCATGAGCTAGGAAAAATTTTGGTCAAAAACGCCCGCAGTACCGTCGGCGCTGTGGATTTAGTGGTGTTTATCGTTGATGGTGCCGTCCCCCTGGGTAAAGGCGATCAATTTATCGCGGATTTTTTGGTGAAGACCGAAGCCAAAGTAATCCTTGGGGTCAACAAAATCGACCAACGTCCAGACAACCGCCCGGAGATTCTCGCCTCCTACCAAGCCCTCGCCACCCAAAACCATTGGCAACTCCAAGAATTTTCGGCCCTCGCTGGCGATCGCCTCCCCGAACTCCAAGACAAACTCATTAATACCCTTGATCCCGGCCCTTACTACTATCCTCCCGACCTCGTCACCGACCAGCCCGAACGCTTCATCATGGCAGAACTAATCCGCGAACAAATTCTGCTCCACACCCGCCAAGAAATACCTCATTCCGTGGCGATCGCCATCGAACAGGTCAATGAAACCGAAGCCTTGACCGAAGTGCGGGCCGCTATCAACGTTGAACGCAATTCCCAAAAAGGAATCATTATCGGCAAAAAAGGGGCCATGCTCAAAACCATTGGTACTGCTGCCCGCCAACAGATCCAAAAACTTATTGCTGGGAAAGTCTATCTGGAACTTTTCGTTAAAGTTCAGCCCAAATGGCGCCAATCCCGCACCCGCCTCGCCGAACTTGGGTATCGCCTCGAAGACAACTAAGTCTGCACCTTGGGAAGAACGCCATCAATAACAAAGACTCCAAACCAAAAGGTGACTGGAGTCTCAGGGGGCATCCACTAGGGACGCAATTTCAATTTTATCGCTGCGCAGACGTAGCCTAACCCTCATCAGAGTTACGCAACTGGGGGCTAGGTTTTGGCGTGCGAGGCCGTCCAGATGACGTGCGACCACGCCGACTGTCACCCCTTCTCCCCCGGGAAGCACCAGAGGAACGCTCCCTCTGGCTGCTGTCGCCATCATGGCTACCGTACACATCCAAAGAAACTTTCCGCTGAGGATCGGCGGCAGACCCATTAAGTACGGTTGCAATGGCCCGTAGATTTCGCCCGCCACGGCCAAAAACCTTTCCCTTATCCTCTTGCTCAAAAGCAACACGAATTAAAACCCGGTTGCTACCAGATAGCTGTTCGCAATCCATCGCCAAGGATTGGGGATCATCAAGCAATGGCTCTAGGAGAAATTTGGTTAATTTTTCGTAGTTTGCCGTTGCCGAATTGGATGCACTAGACAGATCGTCTAAATTAGACATTAAACTTGGTCGAATACTTTAGCTTTTTCGAGGAGGTCACGCACTGTTCCGGTCGGTTGAGCACCTTCTTTGAGACGCTTGACGATCGCCGGCACATTCAGGCGAGTTTCATCAGTGCGGGGATTATAAAATCCGAGTTCTTCTAGGGGACGACCATCACGGCGGCTGGTGCTTTGGGCAGCCACAAGACGATAGCTAACTTCTCTTTTTTTACCAAAACGCTTTAGACGGAGCTTTACCATTTGTTTTAACTGTGAAAAATTTCTATAGAAATAACTATAACAGAGCCAATATACAATCAAAACATAAGCACTAAAGGATGTCAATTTCCCCTGGCGACGTCTAGCAGTCCAGCAGCAGGGTTGGCAAGAATTGTTTATGATCAGTTTAGTTGAAGTTTTGTGAAGAATCTTGACTCTAGCACTCAATTCTCCGTTTTTGGCAACGTCTAAAGAGCGTCAGTGGAACTGTTTGGAACCCATCTGGCAAGGGGGGATAGCCGAGGTACAAAGGGGACTACCCCATAACCAACTTGCCCCCCCCTGGCAAATTTTGCTCCTGGGGGATGGTTCACCGACGCGCCACCTGGGTCTACTGACACGGGAGAAAATTGAGGTCGATGTGATCGATATGTCCCCCATTGGTACGGATAATGATGGGGCACCGAGTTTGATTTCTGCGATCCCCACGCCCCATTTACGCCGCCAGGTGTGGTTGCGAACGGCTGGAGGACAACGTTTGGCCTATGCAACTTCCTGGTGGGATGCGAACCATGTGGATGACTATTTGCAAAATCGCAGTTTGCCCATTTGGGAGAGTTTGTCGCGGCTCCACACGGAACTCTACCGAGATATTCAAGGGATTTATCTGGGGCGATCGCCAATCTTAGAGGCGGCATTTCAGGAAAAAGGGCCTTTCTGGGGCCGACATTACCTGTTTTGGCACGATGGCAAACCCTTAACCTTAATTTATGAGGTATTTTCGCCCTATTTGCGCAAATATCTAGGGCAACCGAGCCAAGAATTTCCCCAATAAAAAATGCCCCATCCCCAGGCGATCGCCACCATCAAGACGGGGTTAATGTTTCTTATTTTGGTTGATGTTTAGCGGTGCTTAAAAAAATTAAACTAAGGCCGCCGGTTGGGCTTTTTCGGCAAAGATTTTGGCAATCACCTCTTCAACCACCTTATCGGGGGTAGAGGCACCGGAGGTGACACCAATTTTGAGTTTTCCAGCCGGGAGCCAATGGGTTTGGGTCGTGATTTCACCATCGAGGGGTTTGTGGGCAATGGTGTTATTCCCCAATAGGCGATCGCCGCTGTCGATGTGGTAGGAAGGGATATTGCGCTCGACGGCGATTTCCTGAAGGTGGGTGGTGTTGGAAGAGTTAAAGCCACCAATGACAACCATCAGATCCAAATCTTTTTCCACGAGGTCAAACATCGCATCTTGGCGCTCCTGGGTGGCATCACAGATGGTATTGAAGCTCATGAAGTGATCATTAATTTCTGTCGGGCCAAACTTTTCGAGCATCGTTTGTTCAAACAGTTTGCCCATCTGTTCCGTTTCGCTCTTGAGCATGGTCGTTTGATTGGCTACACCGACGCGGTCTAGGTCTTTGTCGGGGTCGAACCCTTCAGAATAGGCATTTTTAAATTTGTCGAGGAATGCTTGGCGATCGCCCCCATGGAGAATGTAATTTCGCACATATTCCGCTTCTTCTAAGTTCAAGAGAATTAAATAAGTCCCCGCAAAAGAACTGGTGGCCACCGTTTCTTCGTGTTTATACTTACCGTGAATAATTGAGGTGTAATTTTTCTTTTTGTGCTTCTCAACGGAATTCCACACCTTAGAAACCCAAGGGCAGGTAGTGTCCACAATCGTACAACCGCGATCATTGAGCAGTTGCATTTCTTGCACCGTCGCCCCAAAGGCCGGCAGGATCACCACATCGCCGTTCGCCACACCACTAAAGTCCTTAGCGCCATCAACTACCTCAATAAAATGGACATTCATTTCCTTGAGACGATTATTCACCGAGGGGTTGTGGATAATTTCGTTCGTCACCCAGATTTTTTCCGTGGGGAAATGTTTCCGGGTTTCGTAGGCCATGGCCACGGCCCGTTCTACCCCCCAACAAAAGCCAAACGCCTCCGCCAGGTAAATGGTGACATCACCACGGGTTAACTCATAGTTGTTGTCACGGATCTCTTGGATCAGGCTACTTTGATATTCGCTGGTCATCATGCCAGCCACTTCATCTTTATGGCCAAATCCTTGGCGATAGTAATTTTCAGAGTGATTTAGGGAACGTTTAAAGGCTTTGGTATCCATAGGGCACGGGAGATCAACTGATACGCTTCAGTCAAAGATCATAGCGAATTCTTGGGGCGATCCCTAATCTTTAGGAGTCTCTTCGGTTTTGGACGTTTCCTCTAACTCAGGAGAAACTTCTGTTTCCGCCTGGGTTGCCGCTTCAGTTGATTCCGCTTGGGGCTCCTCTGGGGGAGCAGTATCCGCCGTTGGTGCGTCTGCTTCGGCAAAGATTTGCTCAATATCTGCGTCCCCTTCTGGCGTGGTCGATCCCCTTGGGGCTGGGGTGGCTGCAGGTTTCCGCCCAAATAGCCGACCAAAGGAAAATCCTTTTTTAGAGGGTTGTGCCGTGATTGGTGGGGCGGTGATGGCGTCGCTTGCTGTTTCTGTGGCTGCAGTAGCCGATGCTTCTACAGATGTCTCGGCAGGAACCTCGGTAGTTTTTGGCGCGGGAACTGGATCTGTAGAGTCAGTTTCGTCTGAATCTTTTGGTGCAGAGGGCGTTGTTGGTTCTGGGGTGGGCTCTTCGGCTGCTGGAGATGCAACTGGGGCTGTTTCGGTAGACTCAGAAGGGACAGGAGTTTCTGGAGTTTCCGTTTCAGGGGCAGTGGTTTTAGAGGAATCAGGAGAAGCTTTTTGGGTCTTTTTAGTGGCGGGAACAGATGCAGCTTTAGGCTTTTTAAAACGGTCTTTGACGTAGCCGACCAGAGAAACTTTGTCGAGGTTGGGGATTTTGCTGGGATCGGCGATCGCCTGGCGTAGTCGGAGGGTTTCCCAGGCAAACCA
Coding sequences within:
- the rpsP gene encoding 30S ribosomal protein S16 is translated as MVKLRLKRFGKKREVSYRLVAAQSTSRRDGRPLEELGFYNPRTDETRLNVPAIVKRLKEGAQPTGTVRDLLEKAKVFDQV
- a CDS encoding chorismate lyase, which codes for MATSKERQWNCLEPIWQGGIAEVQRGLPHNQLAPPWQILLLGDGSPTRHLGLLTREKIEVDVIDMSPIGTDNDGAPSLISAIPTPHLRRQVWLRTAGGQRLAYATSWWDANHVDDYLQNRSLPIWESLSRLHTELYRDIQGIYLGRSPILEAAFQEKGPFWGRHYLFWHDGKPLTLIYEVFSPYLRKYLGQPSQEFPQ
- a CDS encoding 4-hydroxy-3-methylbut-2-enyl diphosphate reductase; protein product: MDTKAFKRSLNHSENYYRQGFGHKDEVAGMMTSEYQSSLIQEIRDNNYELTRGDVTIYLAEAFGFCWGVERAVAMAYETRKHFPTEKIWVTNEIIHNPSVNNRLKEMNVHFIEVVDGAKDFSGVANGDVVILPAFGATVQEMQLLNDRGCTIVDTTCPWVSKVWNSVEKHKKKNYTSIIHGKYKHEETVATSSFAGTYLILLNLEEAEYVRNYILHGGDRQAFLDKFKNAYSEGFDPDKDLDRVGVANQTTMLKSETEQMGKLFEQTMLEKFGPTEINDHFMSFNTICDATQERQDAMFDLVEKDLDLMVVIGGFNSSNTTHLQEIAVERNIPSYHIDSGDRLLGNNTIAHKPLDGEITTQTHWLPAGKLKIGVTSGASTPDKVVEEVIAKIFAEKAQPAALV
- a CDS encoding Ycf66 family protein translates to MLAQILAIAVALGSGLLFLTAFIFPKLHRQDDFFWSTVGLFYALVLWVCAGQMAGAILLGQLASVILLSWFAWETLRLRQAIADPSKIPNLDKVSLVGYVKDRFKKPKAASVPATKKTQKASPDSSKTTAPETETPETPVPSESTETAPVASPAAEEPTPEPTTPSAPKDSDETDSTDPVPAPKTTEVPAETSVEASATAATETASDAITAPPITAQPSKKGFSFGRLFGRKPAATPAPRGSTTPEGDADIEQIFAEADAPTADTAPPEEPQAESTEAATQAETEVSPELEETSKTEETPKD